From Pradoshia eiseniae, the proteins below share one genomic window:
- a CDS encoding PfkB family carbohydrate kinase, with amino-acid sequence MNEKESQIFHLIKENPFITQNEIAGKLNLSRSAIAGYISSLTKQGKLLGRAYILPEDKRIVCIGGANMDRKSMLEQVFCLETSNPVRTTSTLGGVARNIAENLGRLGADVHLLTIVGDDREGKEVLARTNEYVKILPSLEVAGQSTGTYTAILDEQGNMAVALADMGIYDTVDIPFIEKRWSHIAASAMVLLDTNFPKEVIGYIIERCTNEGIPVSVVPVSIPKLDRLPEDLRDLEWLILNREEAEVLSGMTVNNDDSVQLAASRILAQGIRNVVITRSEKGLYYANNTGESGFLIGQPADSVVDVTGAGDSLASGIMLGAIEGYSILESCQYGMACASMTIRSSETVSPALNRPSLEKEKESLFQKETN; translated from the coding sequence ATGAATGAAAAAGAGAGTCAGATCTTTCATTTAATAAAAGAAAACCCGTTTATTACTCAGAATGAGATAGCGGGGAAATTGAATCTCTCAAGGAGTGCGATAGCCGGTTATATATCTTCCCTGACCAAACAAGGAAAGCTTTTGGGAAGGGCCTATATCCTGCCGGAGGACAAGCGGATTGTCTGCATTGGGGGGGCGAATATGGACCGGAAGTCGATGCTTGAGCAAGTATTTTGCCTTGAAACGTCTAATCCCGTGCGGACAACCTCAACCCTTGGCGGTGTTGCCCGTAATATTGCGGAGAATTTAGGAAGATTAGGCGCAGATGTTCACTTGCTGACGATAGTCGGTGATGACAGAGAAGGCAAGGAAGTCCTGGCAAGAACAAACGAGTACGTAAAAATCCTTCCTTCATTAGAAGTTGCCGGGCAATCAACAGGTACATATACAGCCATCTTGGATGAGCAAGGGAATATGGCGGTTGCCCTTGCTGATATGGGCATCTATGATACGGTAGATATCCCATTCATCGAAAAACGATGGTCACACATTGCGGCAAGTGCCATGGTATTGCTTGATACAAACTTTCCTAAAGAGGTCATCGGCTATATTATTGAGCGCTGTACGAATGAGGGAATCCCTGTTTCTGTGGTCCCGGTATCCATTCCGAAATTGGATCGGCTTCCAGAGGACTTGCGCGACCTGGAATGGCTTATCTTGAACAGGGAAGAGGCTGAGGTGCTTTCAGGCATGACGGTCAACAACGATGATTCCGTTCAGCTAGCTGCCAGTCGGATTCTTGCGCAAGGTATTCGTAATGTTGTTATTACACGCAGCGAAAAGGGATTATATTATGCGAATAACACAGGAGAGAGCGGCTTCCTCATCGGACAGCCAGCTGATTCAGTCGTTGATGTGACCGGAGCAGGGGATTCGCTCGCATCAGGCATCATGCTTGGTGCCATTGAAGGCTATTCCATCTTAGAGTCCTGCCAATATGGAATGGCTTGTGCCTCTATGACAATTCGTTCAAGTGAAACGGTCAGCCCAGCTTTAAATCGCCCATCACTTGAGAAGGAAAAAGAATCATTATTTCAAAAGGAGACCAACTAA
- a CDS encoding YbdD/YjiX family protein — MLKQLKHAFSLRKQFISLLVGVPSYETYVEHMKKHHPDEPVPTRKQFFCEAQEARYNAKDGKVSRCC, encoded by the coding sequence ATGCTGAAACAACTGAAACACGCCTTCTCTTTGCGAAAGCAATTCATTAGTCTCTTAGTAGGCGTCCCAAGCTATGAGACTTATGTTGAACATATGAAAAAGCACCATCCGGATGAACCCGTTCCCACGCGCAAGCAATTTTTCTGCGAGGCTCAGGAAGCTCGCTATAATGCAAAGGATGGCAAGGTATCACGCTGCTGTTAA
- a CDS encoding pseudouridine-5'-phosphate glycosidase: protein MNEWIKLSEEVKEAKKNGTPIVALESTIISHGMPYPQNVQTAREVEAIIREEGAVPATMAVIDGVLRIGLSDEELEFFGKTKGIAKASRRDMPYLVAAKKNGATTVSATMICAQLAGIKTFVTGGIGGVHRGAETTMDISADLQELAKTDVAVICAGAKSILDLGLTMEYLETQGVPVVGYQTDKLPSFFTRTSPFDVNYRLDTATEVAEMMKAKWDMNLEGGMVIANPIPEEFAMEDSFINKVIDEAVKEAESLGITGKDVTPFLLGKIKDVTEGKSLEANIALVKNNAKVGAQIAVAFGKISQ, encoded by the coding sequence ATGAATGAATGGATTAAATTATCTGAGGAAGTAAAAGAAGCGAAGAAAAACGGAACGCCAATCGTTGCGTTGGAATCTACCATTATCTCACACGGGATGCCATACCCGCAAAACGTGCAAACGGCGCGTGAAGTGGAAGCCATCATCCGTGAAGAGGGTGCCGTTCCAGCAACTATGGCTGTCATTGATGGTGTTCTTCGAATTGGCTTAAGTGACGAAGAGCTTGAATTCTTCGGGAAGACAAAAGGCATTGCTAAAGCAAGCCGCCGTGATATGCCATATTTGGTTGCAGCGAAGAAAAATGGCGCGACAACTGTTTCGGCAACAATGATCTGCGCGCAGCTTGCCGGCATCAAAACATTTGTTACAGGCGGAATTGGCGGTGTTCACCGCGGTGCTGAGACGACAATGGATATCTCTGCTGACCTTCAAGAATTGGCGAAGACAGATGTAGCGGTTATTTGTGCAGGTGCCAAATCCATCCTCGATCTTGGTTTAACAATGGAATACCTTGAAACTCAAGGGGTACCGGTTGTTGGCTATCAAACGGATAAATTGCCATCCTTCTTTACGAGAACTAGCCCATTCGATGTGAATTATCGCTTAGACACAGCAACAGAAGTGGCTGAAATGATGAAGGCGAAATGGGATATGAATCTTGAAGGCGGAATGGTTATCGCAAACCCAATTCCAGAAGAATTCGCTATGGAGGACAGCTTCATTAACAAAGTAATTGACGAAGCGGTTAAAGAGGCTGAATCCCTTGGTATTACTGGCAAGGACGTAACACCATTCCTTCTTGGAAAAATTAAAGACGTTACAGAAGGTAAGAGTCTTGAAGCTAATATCGCATTAGTAAAAAACAATGCGAAGGTTGGCGCTCAAATTGCTGTTGCTTTCGGGAAAATCTCTCAATAA
- a CDS encoding acetyl-CoA hydrolase/transferase family protein, whose protein sequence is MQLNLDRIRNHALRNRIVEPEEAATWISDGMTLGLSGFTRAGDVKAIPAALVKRAEKENFKVNIYTGASMGPDVDKYLTEAGIINKRLPFQAEPVMRKQINQGNMYFTDQHLSQTSEWVRSDVLPSIDYAILEAVSITEDGVIIPSTSVGNSQIFAEKAESIIIEINLAQPEWLEGLHDIYDPGQQGSRKPIPLVHPEDRIGEIGIKVDLDKIKGIVFSNKLDSASTIVPPDEETIIMANHLLTFLREEIKAGRLTEQLAPLQSGIGTVANAVFHGFLDSEFNDLVVYSEVLQDAVFDLMDAGKIKFASGCSITLSEKAMENLLTNFERYVDKLILRPQEISNHPELIRRMGLISINTALEIDIYGNVNSTHVCGTNMMNGIGGSGDFARNARYGIFVTKSIAKDGKISSIVPFVSHVDHTEHDVDVVVTEQGYADLRGLAPRERVGVIIENCAHPMYRKQLWEYYTEALTRGGQTPHLLEKAFSWHTNYQTKGTMLMEEKELAEVEG, encoded by the coding sequence ATGCAGCTCAATTTAGATCGTATTCGAAACCATGCGTTACGTAACCGAATCGTTGAACCGGAAGAGGCGGCTACATGGATTAGTGACGGGATGACATTGGGATTAAGCGGATTTACTCGGGCAGGCGACGTGAAGGCTATTCCTGCAGCTCTTGTGAAACGGGCAGAAAAAGAAAACTTTAAGGTCAATATATACACTGGTGCTTCCATGGGTCCTGATGTGGATAAATATTTAACTGAAGCTGGAATCATCAATAAGAGGCTTCCGTTCCAAGCAGAGCCCGTCATGCGTAAGCAAATTAACCAAGGAAATATGTATTTCACTGATCAGCACTTATCACAGACATCCGAGTGGGTTCGCTCAGACGTATTGCCCTCTATTGATTACGCAATTTTGGAAGCGGTTTCTATTACAGAGGATGGTGTGATTATTCCAAGTACGTCTGTCGGAAACTCACAAATTTTTGCCGAAAAGGCTGAATCCATCATCATTGAAATTAATCTTGCACAGCCAGAATGGCTGGAAGGACTGCATGATATTTATGATCCAGGACAGCAAGGAAGCAGAAAGCCGATTCCACTCGTGCATCCGGAAGATCGTATCGGAGAGATTGGAATAAAGGTGGACCTAGACAAAATAAAGGGTATTGTCTTCTCAAACAAGCTGGATTCAGCTTCCACCATCGTGCCGCCTGATGAGGAAACCATCATCATGGCGAATCACTTGCTGACCTTCCTGCGTGAAGAGATAAAAGCAGGCCGATTGACGGAACAGCTTGCACCATTGCAGTCTGGTATCGGAACGGTCGCGAATGCGGTATTCCACGGATTTTTAGATTCAGAGTTCAATGACCTAGTGGTTTATTCTGAAGTGCTTCAAGATGCTGTGTTTGATTTAATGGACGCGGGCAAAATTAAATTTGCATCCGGCTGTTCCATCACGCTTTCTGAAAAAGCGATGGAGAATCTGCTCACAAACTTCGAGAGATATGTAGACAAGCTTATCTTGCGTCCGCAGGAAATCTCCAATCATCCGGAATTAATCCGCCGAATGGGCTTGATTTCTATCAATACGGCTCTTGAAATAGATATCTATGGAAATGTCAATTCCACACATGTGTGCGGTACGAATATGATGAATGGTATTGGGGGCTCAGGCGACTTTGCAAGAAATGCCCGCTACGGCATCTTTGTCACGAAATCAATCGCCAAGGATGGCAAAATCTCCAGTATCGTGCCATTTGTATCCCATGTGGACCACACGGAGCATGATGTCGATGTGGTTGTTACAGAACAAGGATATGCAGACCTACGGGGACTGGCGCCAAGAGAACGTGTCGGGGTAATCATCGAGAACTGTGCGCATCCGATGTATCGGAAACAGCTATGGGAATACTATACAGAAGCGTTAACACGAGGCGGACAAACGCCGCATCTTCTTGAAAAGGCTTTCTCATGGCACACAAACTATCAAACAAAAGGCACTATGCTCATGGAAGAGAAAGAATTGGCAGAGGTGGAAGGTTAA
- a CDS encoding Na/Pi cotransporter family protein, protein MEINIQEMIFQFIGGLGVFLFGIKFMGDGLQKSAGDRLRDLLDKYTTNPLMGILTGILVTVLIQSSSGTTVITVGLVSAGFMTLRQAIGVIMGANIGTTVTAFIIGIDVGEYALPIIFVGAILLFFFKNEKIHNIGQVIFGFGFLFFGLELMSSGMKPLRSFEWFLDLTVNLSENSILGLIVGTVFTLIVQSSSATIGILQGLFGEGLIDLDGALPVLFGDNIGTTITAVLASIGASVTAKRAASVHVLFNLIGATIFMILLVPFTALISWFQTTLGLNPEMTIAFAHGTFNITNTIIMFPFIGAYAWLVTKLIPGEDAAIDFKPKHLDPLLMDKAPAIALGQAKQEILRMGRFAVNGLEESKNYLMTHDKSSLNQATQIEEALNNLDHKITDYLVKVSASSLSEHESDEHSILMHTINDFERIGDHFENILELVDFQLSNKVTLTEEALSDLNEMFTVAIQAAKEALEAFENMDKEAAYKVVEHEQTLDKMERKLRKQHVLRLNSGTCTPQAGLVFVDVLSNLERVGDHSKNIAETLIGEQN, encoded by the coding sequence GTGGAGATAAATATTCAAGAAATGATTTTTCAGTTCATTGGCGGATTAGGAGTCTTCCTTTTTGGGATTAAGTTCATGGGAGATGGCCTGCAAAAGTCTGCAGGGGACCGATTACGCGATTTACTAGATAAATATACAACAAACCCGTTAATGGGGATTTTAACAGGGATACTTGTAACGGTTTTAATACAAAGCAGCTCTGGGACAACCGTAATCACGGTTGGGCTAGTCAGCGCCGGATTTATGACATTGCGTCAGGCGATTGGCGTCATCATGGGGGCAAATATCGGGACAACCGTTACGGCCTTCATCATTGGGATTGACGTCGGTGAATATGCCCTCCCAATTATTTTTGTAGGTGCAATCCTTTTATTCTTCTTTAAAAACGAAAAGATTCATAATATTGGACAAGTCATTTTTGGATTTGGGTTCTTGTTCTTCGGTCTTGAATTGATGAGCAGCGGAATGAAGCCGCTTCGCTCGTTTGAATGGTTCCTTGACTTAACAGTTAACTTAAGTGAAAACTCAATCCTTGGCTTGATTGTCGGTACGGTCTTCACCTTAATTGTCCAAAGCTCCAGTGCAACAATCGGTATCCTGCAAGGGCTCTTTGGAGAAGGACTTATCGATCTTGACGGCGCTTTGCCTGTCTTATTTGGAGATAATATTGGAACAACCATTACGGCAGTCCTCGCTTCCATCGGTGCATCCGTAACAGCGAAAAGGGCGGCCAGTGTCCATGTTTTATTCAATTTAATAGGCGCCACAATCTTTATGATTTTGCTCGTTCCATTTACGGCATTGATATCTTGGTTCCAAACAACCCTTGGACTTAACCCTGAGATGACGATTGCCTTTGCGCACGGAACATTCAATATAACGAATACGATCATCATGTTCCCGTTTATCGGCGCCTATGCATGGCTTGTTACGAAGCTTATTCCTGGTGAGGATGCCGCTATTGACTTCAAGCCAAAGCATCTGGATCCTCTTTTGATGGACAAGGCCCCGGCGATTGCTCTTGGCCAAGCGAAACAGGAAATCTTACGTATGGGCCGATTTGCCGTGAACGGCTTGGAGGAGTCCAAAAATTACTTAATGACACATGATAAATCTTCATTAAATCAAGCAACACAAATTGAAGAAGCCCTAAATAACCTAGATCACAAAATCACAGATTATCTTGTGAAGGTTTCAGCGAGTTCCCTATCCGAGCATGAATCTGATGAACATAGCATCTTGATGCACACAATCAATGATTTCGAGAGAATTGGGGATCATTTCGAGAATATTCTTGAACTCGTTGATTTTCAGCTCAGCAATAAAGTAACCCTTACAGAAGAAGCACTGTCTGATTTGAATGAAATGTTCACAGTAGCGATTCAGGCTGCAAAAGAGGCGCTTGAGGCCTTTGAAAACATGGACAAAGAGGCAGCATATAAAGTTGTGGAGCATGAACAAACTTTAGACAAAATGGAGCGCAAACTACGTAAACAGCATGTCCTTCGCTTGAACAGCGGTACATGTACCCCTCAAGCAGGTTTGGTATTTGTAGATGTCCTAAGCAATCTTGAGCGAGTTGGCGACCATTCTAAAAACATTGCTGAGACATTAATCGGCGAGCAAAATTAA
- a CDS encoding helix-turn-helix domain-containing protein, which yields MYLSVQEMAEYLNLPASYLEQLIQEKKIRAVYDGEQYLINRDQFSNYHEQLEVYRKLFQEWLHEPIPEDWDAKDED from the coding sequence ATGTACCTTTCTGTACAGGAAATGGCCGAATATTTGAACCTGCCGGCATCGTATTTGGAGCAGCTCATTCAGGAGAAGAAGATTCGTGCAGTCTACGACGGGGAGCAATATTTAATTAATCGTGATCAGTTCTCAAATTATCATGAACAGCTGGAAGTATACAGGAAGTTGTTTCAAGAGTGGCTTCATGAGCCAATTCCAGAGGACTGGGATGCCAAGGATGAAGATTGA
- a CDS encoding LytTR family DNA-binding domain-containing protein has translation MDKLTTYSFFDVMGELFSEEISFAVTNTEEYIFYRASKRINLKISPGDPVKEGTITFKALQSGEKTSEFISRDVLGVPYHGIAVPFHEDGKIAGCITAIYPALTEARSVVTLKTADGWVPVSYEEIYYIESKNRRTYVTSSTHTGTNKNTLQEFEFTLPKDSFIRCHRSYIVNVKQIKEIYLDTHSTFVLSMKDGQLIPVSQSYSSYFRKMLGF, from the coding sequence ATGGATAAACTGACAACATATTCATTTTTTGACGTAATGGGGGAGCTTTTTTCTGAGGAAATTTCGTTTGCTGTAACGAATACGGAGGAGTATATCTTTTATCGCGCAAGTAAGCGTATTAATTTAAAGATTTCTCCTGGTGATCCAGTAAAGGAGGGAACGATTACATTTAAGGCGCTCCAATCGGGGGAAAAAACATCAGAATTCATTAGCCGAGATGTTCTTGGTGTACCTTACCATGGGATTGCAGTTCCATTTCATGAGGATGGTAAGATTGCCGGCTGCATTACTGCTATTTATCCGGCACTAACGGAGGCTCGGTCTGTTGTGACGCTGAAGACAGCGGATGGATGGGTTCCGGTTTCCTATGAAGAAATATATTATATTGAATCAAAGAATCGGAGAACATATGTGACTTCAAGTACACATACCGGTACAAATAAGAACACCCTGCAGGAGTTTGAATTTACCCTCCCAAAGGATAGCTTTATCCGTTGCCACCGATCTTATATAGTCAACGTGAAGCAAATTAAGGAAATCTATCTTGATACACATTCGACCTTTGTCCTTTCCATGAAGGATGGGCAGCTAATTCCAGTAAGCCAATCGTATTCAAGCTATTTCAGAAAAATGCTCGGCTTCTAA
- a CDS encoding carbon starvation CstA family protein: MKALRSILLWGIIAALGAVGFGVLALNQGETINSIWLLTAAVCTYAIAYRFYSKFIAHKVFNLDDNRKTPAELNNDGKDYVPTNKWVLFGHHFAAIAGAGPLVGPILAAQMGYLPGTIWIIVGVVLAGAVQDFVILFGSIRRNGKSLGEMIKEEIGPVTGFIAMVGIFGIMVILLAVLALVVVKALTDSPWGMFTIAATIPIAVFMGIYMRYLRPGRVGEASIIGIILLLLSIYFGQYVSEHETLAAMFTFTGEQIAIMLIIYGFIASVLPVWLLLAPRDYLSTFLKIGTIVGLAIGILVVAPNLEMPAMTQFVDGTGPVFSGNLFPFLFITIACGAVSGFHSLISSGTTPKMIERESHARPIGYGAMLTESFVAVMAMIAACVLTPGIYFAINSPAAAIGTDPATVATTVSSWGYTITPDDLTTLADDVGESSVISRTGGAPTLAIGMAHIFSQVIGGKALMAFWYHFAILFEALFILTTIDAGTRVGRFMVQDLMGTFYKPFAKTESWIPNIIATAICVLGWGYFLYQGVVDPLGGINTLWPLFGISNQMLAGIALLLGTTILFKMGKTKYVWVTLIPTTWILIVTMTAGLQKIFHEKISIGFLSHAKVYKEAYDNGEVLAPAKDLGEMKQVIFNDYLNTGLTAVFMIVVITVLISAARIWIKLIRGQSITMHESEYVSRNV; encoded by the coding sequence GTGAAAGCATTGCGTTCCATCCTTCTTTGGGGGATCATCGCTGCTCTTGGGGCAGTCGGGTTTGGGGTACTTGCATTAAATCAGGGGGAAACAATCAATTCAATTTGGCTGTTAACTGCCGCTGTCTGTACATATGCAATCGCCTACCGCTTTTATAGTAAATTTATCGCACATAAGGTTTTTAATCTTGATGACAACAGGAAAACACCGGCTGAGTTAAACAATGACGGGAAGGATTATGTACCGACGAATAAATGGGTCCTCTTCGGTCATCATTTCGCCGCCATTGCTGGTGCCGGTCCACTGGTAGGACCAATTCTCGCTGCACAGATGGGGTACCTGCCAGGAACTATCTGGATTATTGTCGGGGTAGTTTTAGCTGGGGCTGTCCAGGATTTTGTCATCTTATTCGGCTCCATCCGCCGCAATGGTAAATCCCTTGGCGAAATGATTAAAGAGGAGATTGGTCCTGTCACCGGATTTATCGCTATGGTCGGCATCTTCGGTATTATGGTCATCCTTCTTGCCGTGTTAGCTTTAGTTGTCGTGAAAGCGCTAACAGACAGCCCTTGGGGAATGTTTACGATTGCGGCTACGATTCCAATTGCCGTCTTCATGGGTATTTACATGAGGTACTTACGGCCAGGCCGTGTTGGTGAAGCATCCATTATTGGCATTATTCTTTTATTGCTTTCTATTTATTTTGGTCAATACGTTTCAGAGCACGAAACATTGGCAGCCATGTTTACCTTTACCGGTGAACAAATCGCCATCATGCTGATTATTTACGGTTTCATTGCCTCTGTCCTGCCCGTTTGGCTTTTACTTGCGCCCCGTGATTACTTAAGTACGTTCTTAAAGATTGGCACGATTGTCGGACTTGCCATCGGTATTCTCGTTGTTGCCCCTAATCTGGAAATGCCAGCAATGACTCAATTCGTCGATGGCACAGGACCTGTCTTCTCGGGCAATCTCTTCCCATTCCTGTTTATCACCATCGCCTGCGGAGCGGTCTCCGGCTTCCACTCACTCATCTCTTCCGGCACGACGCCGAAGATGATTGAACGTGAATCTCATGCTCGTCCAATCGGATATGGGGCGATGCTGACAGAATCATTTGTCGCAGTTATGGCAATGATTGCGGCCTGTGTTCTAACACCAGGCATTTACTTTGCCATTAACAGTCCGGCCGCCGCGATTGGGACAGATCCAGCAACAGTCGCGACCACCGTCTCAAGCTGGGGCTATACCATCACCCCAGATGATTTAACGACACTCGCTGATGATGTCGGGGAATCATCCGTCATTTCTCGTACAGGCGGTGCTCCGACACTTGCGATTGGAATGGCACATATTTTCTCCCAAGTAATTGGCGGAAAAGCCCTCATGGCCTTCTGGTACCATTTCGCCATTCTCTTTGAGGCCTTGTTCATCCTGACAACCATTGATGCCGGAACCCGGGTGGGCCGTTTTATGGTTCAGGATTTAATGGGTACATTCTACAAACCATTCGCCAAGACTGAATCGTGGATTCCTAATATTATCGCAACAGCCATCTGCGTGCTAGGCTGGGGTTACTTCCTCTATCAAGGCGTTGTCGACCCGCTCGGCGGCATCAACACCCTGTGGCCATTATTCGGAATCTCGAACCAAATGCTCGCTGGAATCGCCCTCCTGCTTGGCACGACCATCCTGTTTAAGATGGGCAAAACCAAGTATGTCTGGGTCACCCTAATTCCAACCACATGGATTCTCATTGTTACCATGACAGCCGGCCTACAAAAAATCTTTCACGAGAAGATATCTATCGGCTTCTTATCCCATGCCAAGGTGTACAAGGAGGCTTATGATAACGGCGAAGTGCTTGCGCCCGCTAAAGATTTAGGTGAAATGAAGCAAGTAATCTTCAACGACTATCTTAATACCGGTTTAACAGCCGTCTTTATGATTGTCGTCATCACTGTCCTCATCTCAGCTGCTCGCATCTGGATTAAATTAATCAGAGGTCAGTCCATCACCATGCATGAATCAGAATATGTAAGCCGAAATGTATGA
- a CDS encoding Na/Pi cotransporter family protein has product MVDINIQEMIFQFLGGLGIFLFGIKFMGDGLQKSAGDRLRDLLDKYTTNPFMGILTGILVTCLIQSSSGTTVITVGLVSAGFMTLRQAIGVIMGANIGTTITAFIIGIDVGEYALPIIFVGAIMLFFFKNQRIHNIGQVIFGFGFLFFGLELMSNGMHPLRSFPWFLDLTVSLSEHSLLGVLVGTIFTAIVQSSSATIGILQGLYGEGLIDLSGALPVLAGNNIGTTITAIIAAIGASVAARRAAGVHVLFNIIGSIIFLILLIPFTTLISWFQSSLNLNPEMTIAFAHGTFNVVNTIIMIPFIGAYAWLVTKLIPGEDAVIEFKPKHLDPILLDQPPAFALAHAKKEILRMGGFAVQGLEETKNYLLNHEASSLATGKQIEEALNNLDHKITEYLVKISSNSLSQHESDEHSILMHMINDIERIGDHFENILELAEHQISHKITITDEAKQHLDEMFSVAINAATSAMEAFENMDKEMAHKVVEHERTLDKMERQLRKQHILRLNNCICTPQAGLMFVDILSDLERIGDHAKNIAETLIGEQD; this is encoded by the coding sequence ATGGTGGATATCAATATTCAAGAAATGATATTTCAATTCCTAGGCGGACTGGGAATCTTCCTATTCGGGATTAAATTCATGGGAGATGGCCTGCAAAAATCTGCTGGGGACAGATTGAGAGATTTATTAGATAAATATACAACAAACCCATTTATGGGAATTCTGACAGGTATTCTTGTTACTTGCCTCATACAAAGCAGCTCCGGCACAACCGTCATTACCGTTGGTCTTGTTAGTGCTGGATTTATGACCTTGCGCCAGGCAATCGGCGTTATTATGGGGGCTAATATCGGGACAACGATTACTGCGTTCATCATCGGAATAGATGTTGGTGAGTACGCTCTTCCTATCATCTTCGTTGGCGCTATTATGTTATTCTTCTTTAAAAATCAACGAATTCACAATATCGGCCAAGTTATCTTTGGGTTCGGTTTCCTATTCTTCGGATTAGAATTAATGAGCAACGGAATGCATCCTCTTCGTTCATTCCCATGGTTCCTTGATTTAACGGTTAGCTTGAGTGAACACTCTCTATTAGGTGTCTTAGTAGGTACAATATTCACAGCTATTGTACAAAGCTCCAGTGCAACAATTGGAATATTGCAAGGATTATACGGCGAAGGCTTAATTGATTTATCTGGTGCTCTACCAGTATTAGCTGGAAATAACATTGGTACAACAATTACTGCCATTATCGCAGCAATCGGTGCATCAGTAGCTGCCCGAAGAGCAGCAGGCGTACATGTTCTTTTCAATATTATTGGTTCGATAATATTCCTAATTTTACTCATACCATTTACTACATTGATTTCTTGGTTCCAATCATCGCTCAATTTAAATCCAGAGATGACGATTGCCTTTGCTCACGGGACATTTAATGTCGTAAATACTATAATCATGATTCCGTTTATCGGTGCCTATGCATGGCTTGTAACAAAACTTATTCCAGGTGAAGATGCTGTGATTGAATTCAAGCCAAAACACTTAGATCCAATCTTGCTCGATCAGCCTCCTGCATTTGCATTAGCACATGCTAAAAAAGAAATACTGCGTATGGGAGGATTTGCGGTACAAGGATTAGAAGAAACGAAAAACTATCTTCTAAATCATGAGGCTTCTTCCTTAGCAACCGGTAAGCAAATAGAGGAAGCCTTAAATAATCTCGATCATAAAATCACTGAATATCTGGTCAAAATCTCATCTAATTCCTTATCACAGCATGAATCAGATGAGCATAGCATCCTCATGCATATGATTAATGATATCGAAAGAATCGGTGACCACTTCGAGAATATCCTTGAATTAGCTGAACATCAAATCAGCCATAAAATCACTATTACAGATGAAGCGAAGCAGCATCTTGATGAAATGTTCTCCGTTGCCATCAACGCAGCGACCAGTGCAATGGAAGCATTCGAAAACATGGATAAAGAAATGGCACATAAGGTTGTTGAGCACGAAAGAACACTCGACAAAATGGAACGCCAATTACGCAAGCAGCATATCCTTCGTCTTAACAACTGCATTTGCACACCGCAAGCAGGACTTATGTTCGTTGACATTCTAAGCGATCTTGAACGTATTGGCGACCATGCTAAAAACATTGCTGAAACCTTGATTGGCGAGCAAGATTAA